One genomic segment of Rivularia sp. PCC 7116 includes these proteins:
- a CDS encoding DALR anticodon-binding domain-containing protein yields the protein MLSSVSYVHQKLLVSKYTAILQLIYGQLTRAVSIYALSEGNKSIEKKYIPLSRGKSDIKISYMSGVALHLSKSHKSQTFSIANSIASCLSASNGGYLQLEILHSGLIEIQVSDLFLAAWLQGFTDNNPSREGSNINFLAFKPASRMVVSELNSKVFSVQYVHARCCSLLRLAQQQKLIDCDEFSSESIPWLKDDGKLILNHQAERCLIANLVRLIDELEPVIARPLKWEGAALSLVIAFEGFWSACRIHDDSNTTSPEIKMARIGLIMATQSAIRFLLEEKLGIPACSEL from the coding sequence GTGTTGTCATCAGTATCTTATGTGCATCAAAAGTTACTAGTAAGTAAATACACAGCAATATTACAGCTAATATACGGTCAATTGACTAGAGCGGTGAGTATTTATGCTCTGTCGGAAGGAAATAAAAGTATAGAAAAAAAATATATTCCTCTATCAAGGGGGAAAAGTGATATTAAAATTTCTTATATGTCTGGTGTAGCTTTGCACCTCTCGAAATCTCATAAATCCCAGACTTTTTCTATCGCGAACTCAATTGCTTCTTGTTTGTCAGCAAGTAATGGTGGTTATTTGCAGCTTGAAATTTTACACTCAGGTTTAATTGAGATACAAGTTAGTGACTTATTCTTAGCTGCTTGGCTGCAAGGCTTTACTGATAATAATCCAAGTAGAGAAGGAAGTAATATTAACTTCTTAGCTTTTAAGCCTGCTTCTAGAATGGTTGTATCCGAATTGAACTCTAAGGTATTTTCAGTTCAATACGTCCATGCTAGGTGTTGCTCTTTGTTAAGACTGGCTCAACAACAAAAGTTAATTGACTGTGACGAATTTTCATCCGAGTCTATACCTTGGCTTAAGGATGATGGCAAACTGATTTTAAATCATCAAGCCGAACGGTGTTTGATTGCTAATTTGGTAAGACTTATAGATGAGTTAGAACCAGTTATTGCTCGTCCGCTCAAGTGGGAAGGGGCAGCACTAAGTTTAGTTATCGCTTTTGAAGGTTTTTGGTCTGCTTGTCGTATTCACGATGACTCAAACACAACTTCACCAGAAATTAAGATGGCTAGAATCGGATTAATTATGGCTACTCAGTCAGCCATAAGGTTTTTGCTTGAAGAAAAATTGGGTATACCTGCTTGTTCGGAATTATGA
- a CDS encoding Cof-type HAD-IIB family hydrolase has translation MGNTSTQDIKLLVLDIDGTIAGESNKISNRVIEAVQAVQAKGIQVAIATGRMYCSALHYHAQIGSNLPLIAYQGAWIQDPVSQKIHQHLSVNKEIALKLLNYFEQPQLRQLLSVHFYINDQLYVRELTEETKFYGQRSGITPIPVGDLRSCLNNEPTKILALCQDTEVIDKLLNNLRVQYTPAELYLTKSVATFFEATNPLVNKGAAVRYIAEELLGLQKNNVMTVGDNFNDVEMLEYAGIGVAMGNAPAGVQAQANWVAPDVEQDGVAAAIEKFILNDS, from the coding sequence ATGGGGAATACATCTACCCAAGATATTAAATTACTAGTTTTAGATATCGACGGTACCATTGCCGGGGAATCTAACAAAATCAGCAATCGCGTTATCGAAGCAGTTCAAGCAGTTCAAGCAAAAGGAATTCAAGTTGCGATCGCGACTGGTAGAATGTATTGTTCGGCTTTACACTACCACGCTCAAATTGGCTCAAATCTCCCACTGATAGCATATCAAGGAGCTTGGATTCAAGACCCAGTTTCTCAAAAAATTCACCAGCATTTATCTGTCAATAAGGAAATAGCATTAAAACTATTAAATTATTTTGAACAACCACAACTACGTCAGCTTTTATCCGTCCACTTTTATATAAATGACCAACTTTATGTCCGAGAACTAACCGAAGAAACAAAATTCTACGGACAACGCTCTGGTATTACACCAATTCCCGTTGGTGACTTACGTTCTTGTTTAAACAATGAACCCACAAAAATTCTTGCTTTGTGTCAAGACACGGAAGTCATTGATAAATTACTTAACAATTTACGCGTGCAATATACCCCAGCAGAACTGTATCTAACAAAATCTGTAGCCACTTTTTTTGAAGCAACTAACCCTTTAGTAAACAAAGGAGCTGCGGTACGCTATATAGCTGAAGAATTACTAGGTTTGCAAAAAAACAATGTAATGACCGTCGGCGACAACTTTAACGATGTAGAAATGCTTGAATATGCGGGTATCGGCGTAGCAATGGGTAACGCACCAGCAGGAGTTCAAGCTCAAGCTAACTGGGTAGCTCCCGATGTAGAGCAAGATGGAGTAGCCGCAGCAATTGAAAAATTTATATTAAACGATAGCTAA